The window GCTGAGGTGTCTGTTGGAAAAGACACGATGACTGGTCACTGGGAATTGATGGGGCTTCGAATCAATACACCATTCAATGTATTCCCTGATGGATTTCCTGAAAAATTGATTTCTCAATTTGAGCAGGAGACAGGTCGTAAGGTCATTGGAAATAAGCCGGCCTCAGGCACTGAAATTTTAGATGAGCTCGGAGAAGAGCAGATGAAAACAGGGGCTTGGATCGTTTATACATCTGCCGATAGTGTATTTCAATTAGCTGCGCATGAAGACATCATTCCGCTAGAAGAGCTGTATCGGGCATGTAAGATTGCCAGAAGGTTAACCATGCAGGATGAGTTTGCGGTGGGCAGAGTAATTGCAAGACCGTACCTCGGGGAGCCGGGTGCGTTCAAACGTACTCCGAATCGCCATGATTATGCTGTGAAGCCGCCAGCGCCTACGGTGATGAATCATTTGAAGGATGCTGGATTAGATGTGATTGCGATTGGGAAAATCAATGATATTTTTGATGGTGAAGGCGTTACAAAAGCCACATCAACAAAAAGCAATTTAGATGGCATTCAGAAGACAATAGAGGTACTAGGCTCTTCGTTCAAAGGACTGGCTTTTACGAACCTTGTTGATTTTGACTCGCTGTTTGGGCACCGTCGTGATCCTGAGGGCTATGGAAGATCACTGGAAGAATTTGATGCTTATGTGCCTCAGCTCAAAGCCGGTCTAGGACCGAAGGACCTATTAATCCTTACAGCGGACCATGGCAACGATCCCGTGCATCCGGGAACTGACCATACGCGCGAATACGTGCCTATTTTGCTATACAGCCCAAGCTTTCAGTCACCTGCTTCGCTTGGTATCCGTGGAACCTTCGCTGATCTGGGAGCAACCATCGCAGATAATTTTGGCGTAAGTGCAACCGATCAAGGCGAGAGCTTTTTACATCTTTTAAAATAATTTATGAAATATTCACTTTATGTGAACTGAAATCGCTTAGGAGGAATCAATCCATGTCCGATACGTCCATGATTCAAAAGATTCAAGAAGCAGCAGCATTTATTAGCAAGGAAACGAATATTAAACCCAAAATTGGACTGATTCTAGGTTCAGGTCTAGGCGTTCTTGCTGATCTTATTGAGCAACCTATCGTTGTAGACTACTCGAGAATCCCACATTTCCCTGTATCTACCGTGGAAGGGCATGCCGGAGAACTAGTCGTTGGTACTATCCAAGGCAAGCAAGTACTGGTAATGAAAGGCCGCTTTCATGCTTACGAAGGCTATGGCGCGGAGACGGTTTCTTTTCCAGTAAGAGTCATGAAAGAACTAGGTGTAGATACGTTGATAGTGACGAATGCAGCTGGTGGAATTAATGAATCCTATCAAGTTGGCGATCTTATGGTCATAAGTGATCATCTGAATTTGACATACCGCAATCCGCTTATCGGTCCGAATGATTCTGCTTTAGGTGTTCGCTTTCCGGATATGTCGGAAGCTTACAGCAAACGTCTACGTAAATTAGCGCACGAAGTGGCGGCTTCACAGAACTTCCACTTACAAGAAGGCGTCTATGTGGGACTCCTTGGTCCTAACTATGAAACGCCTGCAGAGATTCGCATGCTCCGCACACTGGGTGGCGATTCCGTTGGTATGTCGACGGTACCTGAAGTGATTGTAGCACGTCATGCAGGAATCGAAGTGCTTGGTTTCTCCTGTATTTCGAATATGGCATCAGGTATATTGGACCAGCCACTCTCCCATGCAGAAGTCATGGAAACGACGGAGAAAGTAAAGCCTAAGTTTTTGAAATTAGTCCTAGGCATTATTGAAGCACTTTAACTAGAAGAGGAGAACAAAATGGAACTGACTTACATAGAGAAAATCAAAGAAGCAGCAAGTTTTATTGAGCAGCGTTTAGGCAGTGTTAAGCCTGTTATCGGATTAGTTTTGGGATCAGGCTTAGGAGATATGGCAAATCAGGTTGAGCAGCCCATAGCCATCGATTACAGCGAGGTTCCTCACTTTCCCGTTTCAACCGTTGAAGGTCATGAAGGTCGCTTTGTTGTAGGTACACTAGAAGGTAAGCAAGTCATCGTTATGCAGGGACGTTTTCATTATTACGAAGGCTACGATATGAAAAAGGTTGTATTTCCTGTTTATGTCATGAAAGCGATTGGCGTTCAGACGGTTGTAATGACGAACGCGGCAGGCGGCATGAATCGAGATTTCAAAGCCGGAGATCTTATGGTCATTAGCGACCATTTGAATATGACAGGAGATAACCCGCTTATCGGACCTAACCATTCTGATCTCGGTGTTCGTTTCCCAGACATGTCGGAAGCTTACAACCGCGAATACCGTAAGCTGGCTCATGAATTGGCACAAACAGTCGTTGGAGAAGATGGCGTGCCGCTGAAGCTGCAGGAAGGGGTCTATGCGGGGATTACAGGACCAACCTACTGTACTCCAGCTGAACTTACGATGTTAGCTCGTATCGGTGGCGACGCGATTGGCATGTCCACGGTGGGAGAAGTTATTGCAGCACGTCATGCAGGTCTTAAGGTTTTAGGGATTTCTTGTATTACTGATATGGCGATAGGTGAAGAACTGGAACCATTGACGCATGAGCAGGTTGTGGCTGTAGCCAATAGGACGAAACCGAAGTTCATTGCACTTGTTAAGGCCTTTGTTCGTGAGGTCTGCCTGGGATAATTTGGCTATATTTTTTATAAACTTTTAATGAAAATAAGCTTCTGGGGACCTATGAATTCGGATAAAGTCATGCTAATATATAGTTAATTAGAACTATATTACTGGGTCCCGTAGATACGAATACCCATTCCAGAACAAGGATGTGATGGAGTATGCCAGTCCAACAATTAA is drawn from Paenibacillus sp. V4I7 and contains these coding sequences:
- the deoB gene encoding phosphopentomutase, whose amino-acid sequence is MRFERICLIVLDSVGIGELPDAKQFGDSGAHTLGHIAEKVSGFALPNLQRMGLGSIADIKGIPATDSPEGYYGKMAEVSVGKDTMTGHWELMGLRINTPFNVFPDGFPEKLISQFEQETGRKVIGNKPASGTEILDELGEEQMKTGAWIVYTSADSVFQLAAHEDIIPLEELYRACKIARRLTMQDEFAVGRVIARPYLGEPGAFKRTPNRHDYAVKPPAPTVMNHLKDAGLDVIAIGKINDIFDGEGVTKATSTKSNLDGIQKTIEVLGSSFKGLAFTNLVDFDSLFGHRRDPEGYGRSLEEFDAYVPQLKAGLGPKDLLILTADHGNDPVHPGTDHTREYVPILLYSPSFQSPASLGIRGTFADLGATIADNFGVSATDQGESFLHLLK
- a CDS encoding purine-nucleoside phosphorylase, with amino-acid sequence MSDTSMIQKIQEAAAFISKETNIKPKIGLILGSGLGVLADLIEQPIVVDYSRIPHFPVSTVEGHAGELVVGTIQGKQVLVMKGRFHAYEGYGAETVSFPVRVMKELGVDTLIVTNAAGGINESYQVGDLMVISDHLNLTYRNPLIGPNDSALGVRFPDMSEAYSKRLRKLAHEVAASQNFHLQEGVYVGLLGPNYETPAEIRMLRTLGGDSVGMSTVPEVIVARHAGIEVLGFSCISNMASGILDQPLSHAEVMETTEKVKPKFLKLVLGIIEAL
- a CDS encoding purine-nucleoside phosphorylase translates to MELTYIEKIKEAASFIEQRLGSVKPVIGLVLGSGLGDMANQVEQPIAIDYSEVPHFPVSTVEGHEGRFVVGTLEGKQVIVMQGRFHYYEGYDMKKVVFPVYVMKAIGVQTVVMTNAAGGMNRDFKAGDLMVISDHLNMTGDNPLIGPNHSDLGVRFPDMSEAYNREYRKLAHELAQTVVGEDGVPLKLQEGVYAGITGPTYCTPAELTMLARIGGDAIGMSTVGEVIAARHAGLKVLGISCITDMAIGEELEPLTHEQVVAVANRTKPKFIALVKAFVREVCLG